In the Leguminivora glycinivorella isolate SPB_JAAS2020 chromosome 9, LegGlyc_1.1, whole genome shotgun sequence genome, AACATAGTATAGGTACTATAGGCAAAGTATCACATTATCCATAGGAGTAACATTACCTATGCAATAAACACATTGAGCATAAGGTAcgtcggggcaaatctcgactgtggggcaaatgtaactgtccattttttccatgttttacattgtttgcattattaaatagagtgcccACCGGTTAtaaatggtaggcgtgttcagtggattcATGTAAAACTGAACATCATAGtgtcctcctccttgcgttatcccggcatttgccacggctcatgggagcccgggatccgctttgacaaccaatcccaagatctggcgtaggcaccagtttttacgaaagcgactgccatctgaccttccaacccgaagggtaaactgaacatcatagtgtaataatgaaaaaaatggattagttacaattgccccccccccccttccagatttgtcccgctgtaccttactcatCCAATGTAAAATAATATCACCCCTTTGATGCTTATAACTCCGTATGAGGGTTTAATTATTGAAATTGTTTATGCAATTATACCAGTATTAATTGATACCTGTACGATATTACTTTTTCATTTACGCTATCTAattaaaatgtaaacaaataaatggCGAAGGAcaaagaattttaccaccccaattcctcccgtgggtgttgtagaagtcgactgttaTGTGGAATTTCGGTTCAATCATGGTGTGGACGATGGgatagcaacctgtcactaaaatatcataatttcgtttttttttttttcaattcttCCAACCTTATTTGAGCAGTTTTATGTCTTCTACCTATCCTTTCTGGAAAAAAGAGCCGTGAATTTATGTATATATGCGATTAaaatgtaagtaagtaataatatcTACGCAAAGTGAGAAAGCGGCAAACGTGCAAGTTAGTAACGTGTGAAAGGAAAATGAATGATAGTGAACTTACAGCGAAGATATCGTCAATGAATTTGGATGCGTCCGGTGTCTGTATGGACACTTGGGTCTGTTTAGATGAATCTGATGAAAGACCGTCATGCTTCGGTGACTCTGGGGAAATTAATATTAGAGTCAGTTATGaaagaataaaataatttacattcaatgtaaattgaaatagatatcgtacacgaaagaaaaaacgacgagtCCCACCGGTGGgctttgtcgttttttctttcgtgtacgatatctatttcaatttataatttatatatagtggtgtgactacttgaaaagaacaaatcaaaaaatattcaataaaataatttgatttgttccctagttgtacgaGTACATTCAATGTACCTAAAAATACGATACATGATGgccaaaaatacgttgacatttttttttagttttacaaAATAGCAAAGTTATCaatcattaaataaaaaaaagtttttgtagCAACTACTTGTAGTATAATTAATattggcacgtatttaaccgggcgactaaataaccatagaaatgggtatcaaaaataatagtttggcgactaaaatggggcctcataatatttcaatatgaggtagcattttaatgtcattatggctacggtttattcagacgcgagtaccaactatttatttggcaactgaattattatattggaaacaatttaagatatacagtttaataggaaaacggctgtctattaatataaaatatacagttcttttaaaatatttatatagcaaattaacataaaaagttcatttaaaatgtatacatcggcactcatcgcctgagctgtcattttaataaaaaaaaggattcttataaaatagaacggtcgacaaaatattatacttatgggtaagaaattaggtgtttgggggtgctggcaacttcgaatacaattaatttaaattttcgtgacgtttactctatcgaatctaaggctggccttacgcagtcttaacatcactctgaaagattattttttggcaggaaaaccttactcagaatatgctttggcataaatcgttccgcagattttataatatcgaatcttatgctggcataatgttcatgagcaaaataatcttctaaattaagagtacttctGTAATtttaggcggtaaaaagttgtccatcttcttcctatttctgttttgagtGTGTTGCGAGTCATGTGTGTTAGGGGTGCatgcctctgggactgtatttcatttcctttgtgctatcgttgttttgttcatacaaagtacctaagaattacgccatatttagaaaatttggtaggacttatattctaccTCTACTaaaaataattctgctcttgtaatattatactatacgattatcatggcattttttttgaataccacgtcagtggcaaacgagcatacgatcggcctgatggaaagcggtcaccgtaacctatggacgcttgcaacttaAAGGGTTTCACATGCACGTtaccaacccattagaagcttatacactcctttttgctgtgtacttattataaaatgatttgataCGCCTTCCCTCACTTGCAACTCGCTCGAAAATAGAtgtgagatatttaaatactacccgtggtttacgggtcgcaaatacgatgtttgaatagaataaacatttattcgtgaacacaggcaagacaaaatacacataataaccaCAAGACAGAAAgaaatgaagtgccacgaaatggccttacctcagcgtgttgctggtgacttccagcgctgatcttccgatgagaccatcgtttccataaagaaacgattttatatgtgttttaaaaaaaaaactacttcccaatattttttttagttgcctccgcaatttaaatactactttaaacggtgagctaagtataattatttaggtgctaacatctatatgactacaaatattaaaaatcttacgctttacaatactaggtgccaattattattttagtcgccaaagtattgtctaatgttcctcggcaatatttttgtcgcttgaaatttgctgccgttttttcaataataatgatgatttgaggctcatatattttttttgtcgccagaatattaaaacacagccaaattatattattgtatgcccgacataacttcccgtttaatattttagttgcccggttaattatatgccattaATATTTGGATTGATACAAATATTGCACATGATAATTATCaactataataaaattgtgaacCGTTAAACATGTTTTGTCGACGTATTCTTACGCTTTTTTATAAGATGTTAACAAATTAGTCAAGGTgaatattacaatattttttttgttgtatgaaaagaaaaaaaaaatcatatgaaaagttGTTTTTTTCTAGTGGAACTTAATtgttttaatgttaattaacgtcccataaaatatccgtgactaatttatTAACAccttataattatgtaggtgtATGAAGTATctagaaataaacatattaattacagaaaacaaacattaaagaaagtaaatattttttatcctgCCCATTTATTTGGCCGAAGATAACTCCCATAAATACCATCTGATATTAAGAGAATATCATTTATCATCTTAAGAAGTCAGTTAAATCCATGCCGGTTTCCGTCCCAGGGATTACTCGTAAAAAATAACCCGCAATAAATGCTGTAAGATAAAAATATCATCAAAATTACGAGCGGAAAGAGCCGCTGGGGATTCTTGCTCTGCCCCTTATATTGCCTTATCGTGGACAAGATGCTGCTATAAATACTTTTTACTAAAAATTTGAAAACGATAAGCTTCTTGCttcaatttaaacaaaaatccatgaaaaaaattaaacatgCCAAATCatgtaactcacgtaaaattgtcgaaggtctgcgtcgggataccagcggcatcgcgcgtgctcaatgaaaatgctcctcgttacggagcgaaacatgtcgagtgaCCTTCagcaattttacgtgagttacccgattttacatatttaatctgtcagtgtctcacggtagttttattattgaaATTGCTAATCCGTGAAAAATCATTGTCAGCAGAATTtcatcacattttaaatattaaaatataaaaaacgctttacattttacatttgcTGCATAGTATTTTTCTCTTTGGCAGCGTGCAAATCGAGGTCATATTTAAACAGGCTATTGTtgacatttatttcaaaatCCAATTAAAAATTGTGAATATTCTGATAATTCAAATAAATGGTCGATTGCCAATTCAACTAAGAACCTTCTGGGCGGCGTACCTAAGGCATAAATAATGTGAGAACACTATTTTCTATCCTTTATTACCTTAGCTTTtctaaaaaatacatataaaaatacactGATTATATTCAATAGTAACCCGCACCTGCGCCGCCTTGCACCGACGCGGACTTTTGTACGGACACGCTGGTACTCCCGGCCGTGTTACCCAGGAAATTCCCCACCGCTTTCAAAGTTGAAATTGGAATCTGTAAACATTAATTTGACTAGTTAAAAcacaaaaatacacatataataagtttttttgcaaaaatttcatttttgggacaagcttttatcgccgactgtacctttctttcaacagtcatctgctgctttctgaggcgtttctaaaaaccccttgatggggatacgacgtttcataatagagttcctatgactacctttctgctccatcatcagatcagctccatgataccataatattgcgttgtcacatgatttacatatgtgtgcagatcaatcagaaaccgggaagtgggtaaaatttagcttctacgttttgacccaaactaacatactaacaaggcaagttaaataaaagcttgtgaaAAGAAAGATCCCCGAAAGCAGAGATACATTCTGTAATTAATAATACCTATGTTCCTTTTGTTACGACAATTTCCTTAAACGGGAGCTAAAAGGACATGTTACACTTAACCAAAATTGTACGTCCTACTAAGCACATATAAAGGACCTTTTTCGGATATGTCGGAGTAATGAAGCGAGAAGGGATTAGGTATGTAATCTGTTTGCTCATTATACTCGATTTACCGTGAATGTACTGGCCCGTTTTTGTTAATatgaaaaaattataatttcctaAATGTTCATGACTTCATGTCATTAAAAGATAACGACGTGATCATGTAGCTAATTAGAGGTTTCTCTTAAACGTTGCAGAAATAAATTAAGGTTGAAGAAAAGTATGACTTACATTGAATATGTCAGCAAAGAATTGTGGATTCCTTTGGAAATTGACTTGTTTGGTGTAGGAGACTTGTTGACCGCCGTGGGCAGTGGCATCAGCAGCAGCACTGGCATAGTTGTCTACTCCAACGTCAACCCTCTTCTCAATCGCAGGAGGAGGCACCGCAGCGCCACCTATGTATCCGTGGACGAACACCTTGTTATGAAAACGATGAGGCTTCTTGTGGTAGATACGCTTTTCTACAATCACCGGTTGTTCATGGTAAACATGCTTCTCAACTACTACTGGAGGCTGCTCAACGTGTACCTGTAAACAATCTCCATTCAAATTACGTCAGTCTATTTTTATAATCATTTTAGTGGTTTCGACAAATATTACATGTTTGATTGTCCGTgtcaataatataatatttgagCATTTGAAGTATCTTAACAAACCCGCTGTGGATAGTCAAACAAGCGGTTCCACTTTAATTATGAAAAGTATTGTTAGCACAGTCGGTGTTTCTAATGGAATTATTATTTAACGTGAATTTGTTTTTCTTTCTACTTCATTTTGTAGAAGTAGAAAATAGTAATGAAAATGATCGTGTTCGGAGTTCAAGCTGTCTGGAAGCTTCTGGTGCAATTATCTTTCATCCTTTATAAAAAACAAACCTGAGGCATTTGCATAAAACCAGACTGTTGCGGAAAGTGAAAGACGGGCTGTCTGAACTCTGGAACTCTAAACAAAGATCTGAACATtccattaaaattaaatattgatcTAGCATTACTGCGGTAGAAATCTGGTTCTCCGAAGTTACTCACTTCCTTGACTTTGGTATTGGATTTTACAATGGTATTGGTTAAAGGTACAACGGGCGACGCGGCGTTGAAATCGTATTCCGCGTGCACTTTTTTGTCGACTTGATTGACGGGTTGTTCCACAGCTCCGGACAGGCCGAATGACTTGCTGCTTGAGTAGGTAAAGCCTGATGATCCAGCAGCACCGGATTCACCGCCCTGTAAtgtaaaatatgacaaattaaCAGGCTAGTTTTTATTAGAAATTACATTTAAACAAGTAAGCTAACGATTCTAATAAagtaaaagtaccagtgcttGACAGTGTCCCAGTAGTCCGTGTCAATAAATGTGATAAAAGGATATCATCTATGGGGTATTAGCGTGTCGAGTACTAATACTATTGCCTTATTAATATATAATCTGAAATAAACACTTCATAAAGTGTGCCCTAAGACCTCTAATTTTGTATTCGCTATTGGCAATTAGAGtgccaaaaaataaaaatttgatttcTCAACAATGTTACGGCTAACTATCTCTAGTATCCGGTAATAACTCTTACCATGACCAATATGGGCTTGTTTATATGTTCTTGTAATGACGTGTAAGGAGTGCTTACCAAGCCCGCAGCAGCGTTTCGATTTCCCGCAGAGGCTCCAGCGAAACCAACGCCTCCAGATCTCTCTGCATCAGCGCCCCCGGCCAGTCCCGCGGCCGCTTTCACGTTGCCACCGGCGGTAGCACCCGCGAATAATCCACCTGTATTTAGTTACACGTTATTATCCAGTGGTAGGCAAACTTTTGTCATTGGGGGCCAAAACATACAATACAGGAATAAACTCCTTTTACCAAAaactaatttagaaatgtgtaaAAATAGTCCCCAATATAAAtgcattttgatatttaataaaattcctAATACAATCAAATTAGAACCTagaaatgaattatttaaaagcaaatttaaaaaattactaattGATAAATGCTATTACTCGATTAAGGATTTCCTTAATGACAATAGTTTGGATAGCATACCATAAtctttcaaataatattagaatattaaaTGAATTGCATTTATTGAATGTAATCAAATtaaatcattaaattaattgttattatatgtataaaaatacctaaaatttagCTTTTAGTCTAGTTTTAAGTTTCTGTTGCATGCCCTTCCAGGGTGTCATGGCCTTacttgtaccttattatgtaacatcctaattttattgtacatgactacaacaaataaatgaaatgaacatAAAGGAATTTTTAGAGGCGAGCCAGATTAACACCAGAAATGCATTTTTACTAAATACAGTGCTGGCCATATGACACACTATTTTCATGGACTAGTGGCGGGTCGAATACAATTATAATCCGGCCGGACATAAAAAAACACGTAAAAATGTTGCCATCGAAGtctatataaatattatgttttttgaAGCACATCAGCCGGCCTagtcgaaatgacaatcgttgactctAGATctagacgccgatcaaaacgcagtctggctctgtcgcgccaattcggAAGAGTGAAAGAGATACTTACTAGCTATCTCTACGATATCGATATTATCGTACGCGTTTGTACATTGATAGGTACGTACCATGTTGACAGCACATAATTGGCTGAGGGGAGGCTAAAGGTGATTTGACAAAGGGTCTATTTAGACAGCAAGCGAACTCGTATGCGATttaagttacattgcgggctgtagacgttacataaaattatgtacctacgcAATGTAGTGAAACATGTATAATGGCCGTAATGGGCCATAATGATTCAACAATTAGAGCCTGTGACAGTACAAGATTGATCTAGGATACAGTTAATGTAAGCCATGTAAGATTAGAAGCCACTTCAGGTTGGCCTTGGCCTTCATGATAAAGTCATTTTatatgaattattttaattactaaCATACACATAACTATTCTAAAATTATAACATTGATAACAATCATTGCATtatgtcaaaaatatttttttttgttgaaatgTACCGAAACTTTATCAAGTAAAATTTGGCCTCAgaaatcttcttcttcttctttttctggcctcagaaatgcgtggtacCTAAAAATATTCCTTATTTCACACCGTGTATGTTTACATCCCGACACAAGTAAATTGCTTACAAGTGGTTACCCGTAACGTAATCACATTAAAAGTCTGCGTTTTTATTCCCGCCATTATTACCGAGGTGACTCTTAATTATGTCGCTAGTACCTAACGCTATTGTCTTAGATTCTAGGTCAGTAATTGAAATTGCTTTGATACTATTTATTCTTTTCtctaaaaaactgtttatttttcttagatATGTGCAGTTTTGAAGAATTTTGCttgctaaatatttttttgccatAGCTTGTGAAGACTCAACATATTTTAGAAAGAGTGTCGAGGAAATTGTATTTTATCTTCGAGAACTATTTATAAAGTAACTtgataaaaatgtatttttgatTCCtcgtgtattttattttaaactagcttttgctcgcggcttcgtttgcgtcaaattcgaaaattgcggaatgctccatacaaactcccccccctcattttagggaagtggggggttagaaagagacaaaaagtagcctatgtcactccctatcccttcaactatctccacttaaaaaatcacgtcaattcgtcgctccgttttggcgtgaaagacggacaaacaaacagacacacacactttctcatttataatattagtatggattccttTAAGTGCTACTTTTTATTTGATTTGCATTAACAGTAGGTAAATCTTTTCCTCAACCAATTAAAAAGTTTTATGCGATGCTTTCAATGCAAAAGAAATCTAAACAAGTTATGATTCATGGTCTTTTCGCTTCAAATGCAAATTTTATTCGTATTCTAAATATGGCACTAATAatgaattttgtttttttttccacCTATTTATTAACCTACATTTTGCAATGTGTTTTTTGTCACTCTTTGAATCTGTCAACAAATATAGATTAAAATTACTCATAACGGACATCTAAAAACATGTGCCTACTTTTTAAGAAATGGTTTTTTTTATGATTCCTgtctttataaaaaaagttaaataggaATGAATACAGTGTAATTGAATAGTGATTTAGTATCCATGTTATTACAgactttaataatttatttatttaatcgtatggcaaattatatctaaaagcaatcagGGTGTAGCCTTGAGGTTTCTAAGCCAGGCAACCAGGTCCGGTGTCACGATATTCAGATCTTCAGCAGGCCCGGGTTATAAGTGGGCAGCGTTGGAAGATGTGTTCAGCCGGTCTATCATGcttacaattttatcacttatccacgcggataagacaactgtcactcttacactgacatacttgccaaagcgtgacggatgctttatccacgtggataagtgataaaattggaagcatgatatgGCGGCAGTAGTCTGTTCTTCCTCTCCGCATTCGCAGAGTGGTGAAGCCGTCCAACACTATTTGTGTGTAGCTGATTTGCAGCGgccaatttaataataaatacactTTTGGTATTAGGTCCCTATTGTATTCACCTGCTAAACAAATAGGTAAGCGAAGCACATAATTTATGAGAACCGGATTGCGAAGTATAAATGTTCATTAATAAATCTCTGCAATTAATCTAAGCGGTGCACGTTCATTTGTAAACGGCATTCACTTCCCATTAGCTTAAATACCTAGGGTATTTTCTAGActatctttatttataatatttttataagcaCTTTTCATTATGGTTTTTAGACGTCACGCGAACTCGCatctcgcatgcgattttataGATTTACATGTTTTACATCATATATGTGaaacatggaaaatatttttattacttgaAATTGTCCTGGTATACCGTAACATTAATCTGATGTACATTTGAATAGAGTGTACCAGTGTAGAGACCTAGAGACCAGAGTAGAGTGATTAAGTAGAATAGGTATCTTGTAAGAGAAAATCAAAAGTTAGTAAATACTTAATACCAACGAAAGTCTTAAAGATCGTTGAGGTGACTATTGCTtaaaaatagaatatttttatttttctgccTTATGTTGACTTTTCTTGGAATAAGTTCATTCACTTATTAGATCCACTTTGGAGAAAATATGTAATTCATTTCGCGGACTTAACATCAAATCGAAGTGACAATTTAATCTTAGTAGACGAGGTAATATAAAGTAATTTTGGTACAGGGATTTATATTCAACTGCTCTTATTGGGCTTGCAGCGAGGCGAGGCATGCGGCGTACagccaaccaattggaaccctaggccactgtagaactatgtcatagtgacgttataaatcagattgtaagaactCTCTTACTGCttttcattttgacatggttgtagagtggcctagggttccaattggttgactgtacaatgtcAAACAGTTGAAGATCATTACAAGCGTCCTGAGTCGAAGCTGAATAGGGTGAACGCACGCTCGTCCGCCCCGCGGGACGCCCcgcctaacggctcagccacgacaatggtctaagcgcgacagcggcgagcggcggccatacaatggagcgagacacagcgatgggacttttcattcgcacgtatggctgccgctcaccgatgccgcgcttagaccaatgtcgtggctgggccatAACGCTCCACTCCGAGCGCTCACTCAGGCCTTACAGGCTTAGGTACTTCTTATTAAAACTCAATACGGGAATTTATCGCGAGATAATTTAGAACTAACTTTTGATGTTTCGAGGAgtgcgttgtccccgtggtctcaaAGAAGTATGACTAAAGTTGACATTAATTATTCTCATTGACAACGGGGACAACGTCGTCCTCAAAACGTTGTAGGTTAGTGTCAAAACGTAATTTTCTGGGGTTAAGTTGCATATCACAGGTAATGTGTAAAATACGTGAAAGGTTAAAACAGCAccggtagcatggtcgcgcgataaacgataaaacatcaggccgtccatATCGCACTTATGTACAAATACTGCGAAATGGACGGCCTGATTGTTGAAGTTACAAATCAACACTAATAGGCATAGTATAATTAGTAAACACTAATTACATCGCTCATCTATTCTTACATAAACAGAACAGATTAAACCAAATTTAGTTCAAATTAGTTCCACAAATTCCTGATTCCAACTTTAATACAGGTCAACAATTAGCTCTGGATACGATATGTCGCGGGTTCATATACGAGTAGGTTAGTTTCTCCTATTTTGAGCTAACTTCATTCGTATATCAAAATTCGAATCGAATCCTCTATAATTAGAAAcaaatcattattttgttaaTCTAAACACGCGATGCTATTTCGCAAATGCCATTTCCCATCCCCATGGCGCCCTCTATTACTTTATTGTGATTGTCAGGCGAGTATGTGAGCAGTGACATTTACACTAATTAAAGACACCCTGCagcttaaacaaaggatactatagactagacagccaaataataataccactaccggacgagatggtcacatacaaattataataagagtgacagagagcaaaatgttattttttgtctttgtcatagtttcacttttccgccgttgccacaaacgagtttgtggcaaacaataaggacgtgacttgtcaagcttattatccgcccaaattaccTAGGTAgtgtatggtaaactgtcagccatttttaaagtgattcttaaattcgctccattattctatatctgtcccttacgggtgtacccttgtgtcaagtctatagtatccttcgtctgagcCCTGCAGGcatgatgcttgcaattttatcacttatcaacgtggataagacacttgtcactctcacacttaCATGATATCATTTATCACAcactttatccacgtagataagtgataaaattgcaagcatcatgCCTGCAGGgctcagacgaaggatactatagacttgacacaagggtacacccgtaagggacagatatagaataatggagcgaatttaagaatcactttaaaaatggctgacagtttaccatacacAACCTAggtaatttgggcggataataagcttgacaagtcacgtccttattgtttgccacaaactcgtttgtggcaacggcggaaaagtgaaactatgacaaagacaaaaaataacattttgctctctgtcactcttattataatttgtatgtgaccatctcgtccggtagtggtattattatttggctgtctagtctatagtatcctttgtttaagctGCAGGGTGTCTTTAATTAGTGTAAATGTCACTGCTCACATACTCGCCTGACAATCACAATAAAGTAATAGAGGGCGCCATGGGGATGGGAAATGGCATTTGCGAAATAGCATCGCGTGTTTAGAttaacaaaataatgatttgTTTCTAATTATAGAGGATTCGATTCGAATTTTGATATACGAATGAAGTTAGCTCAAAATAGGAGAAACTAACCTACTCGTATATGAACCCGCGACATATCGTATCCAGAGCTAATTGTTGACCTGTATTAAAGTTGGAATCAGGAATTTGTGGAACTAATTTGAACTAAATTTGGTTTAATCAGTTCTGTTTATGTAAGAATAGATGAGCGATGTAATTAGTGTTTACTAATTATACTATGCCTATTAGTGTTGATTTGTAATTTTGACgttaattttaataaagttttgtAATGATAATGATATTCAATTAAGACTTCATGATATTTACCCTATcactacattttataaaacgaGTAAGAATGTGATAACTTTGAATTTATTTTGGAGAAACTTAATGTTAAAATAACATGCTATAAAATATAACCTCAAAAAAAACTTTATGTCACTCTCTGTTACTTAAgaactttttttgtttttactaTCGATTATTGAATCAATCAATATATACTTGGCTGACTGTAAAACTGTATTTCCTGTGCAAAACTCAATTCTCAAGAtgatttttgaaattcgaactttTGAATTTTAGTATAATTATGGTAAGTACTTTcagataattatatttttaacatatattatttttaattttttccaaagttccaccccacttttttttggatttggatttttttatgtggtttccactcatcgcgagctctttcaatcctaacaggagaaaaaaattctcctaaggtttttttcccattttgttacgccgtgtcttgcgtgggcgacggtcgcgcgaccgttgccgtcgcgtctcatacttccatatcgataaggtttgatttcgtatgcgtcgcatccccgtcgcgcgaccatcgcgcgaccgtcgcccacgcaagccacggcgttaccattttttcatacattttgtatggcggtaacggaaagAAAGGTTTGAAAAtctatggaaatcttgggacattttttctcTCCTATCATATCatgatcgaaagacctcgcgattctgagtatgcacgtatgaatcgcgtaaaaaaatacccatgttagaaaaaaagtggggtggtcAACTTTGAAAAACGTGGTCCACAAAAtgctttgtattgtattgtataaaaacgtatttatctGAAGTCATACTCTGTGGTGTGTTGGTATGATGATGTTACATTACCTCCACTTCCACCCTCGCTGGCTCCACCGCCGAGCCCCGCGACCGCCGCTTGCCCGTGAGGAGTGCCAGCTTCAGCAA is a window encoding:
- the LOC125229556 gene encoding uncharacterized protein LOC125229556 isoform X1; translation: MHAGKMAFSRTTILLLSIASQVLTAPQFITFKDGKVGVNFGGYHAAAGLGGLLGNGGAGGLFAEAGTPHGQAAVAGLGGGASEGGSGGGLFAGATAGGNVKAAAGLAGGADAERSGGVGFAGASAGNRNAAAGLGGESGAAGSSGFTYSSSKSFGLSGAVEQPVNQVDKKVHAEYDFNAASPVVPLTNTIVKSNTKVKEVHVEQPPVVVEKHVYHEQPVIVEKRIYHKKPHRFHNKVFVHGYIGGAAVPPPAIEKRVDVGVDNYASAAADATAHGGQQVSYTKQVNFQRNPQFFADIFNIPISTLKAVGNFLGNTAGSTSVSVQKSASVQGGAESPKHDGLSSDSSKQTQVSIQTPDASKFIDDIFAIPINTLGAVNKFLENNVPARKKVQVSQEGDEEPARFRGGRHARRRVKTVVIEQPQKNATSEEKEE
- the LOC125229556 gene encoding uncharacterized protein LOC125229556 isoform X2, which produces MAFSRTTILLLSIASQVLTAPQFITFKDGKVGVNFGGYHAAAGLGGLLGNGGAGGLFAEAGTPHGQAAVAGLGGGASEGGSGGGLFAGATAGGNVKAAAGLAGGADAERSGGVGFAGASAGNRNAAAGLGGESGAAGSSGFTYSSSKSFGLSGAVEQPVNQVDKKVHAEYDFNAASPVVPLTNTIVKSNTKVKEVHVEQPPVVVEKHVYHEQPVIVEKRIYHKKPHRFHNKVFVHGYIGGAAVPPPAIEKRVDVGVDNYASAAADATAHGGQQVSYTKQVNFQRNPQFFADIFNIPISTLKAVGNFLGNTAGSTSVSVQKSASVQGGAESPKHDGLSSDSSKQTQVSIQTPDASKFIDDIFAIPINTLGAVNKFLENNVPARKKVQVSQEGDEEPARFRGGRHARRRVKTVVIEQPQKNATSEEKEE